Part of the Nicotiana sylvestris chromosome 5, ASM39365v2, whole genome shotgun sequence genome is shown below.
CATTTGAGGTTACGGTCATGCCACACAAGGCACATATTTCGTTCGGAGTGAGGATAGCTGTGATGATCCCAGTGACGATgtcaaccatgacaccattctatacaaatgttgtaccatGAGATTACACAGCCAAGGCGAGAAGGAAGGGCTAGGTCAGAATTGAAGAAACTATCGCAGCACAGGTtatgacgagaactggtagagtctatacccctgagcATCTAGCTGAATCAAATAAGCAGGCCTCAAATCagccacccctcattgagacaggtccggacgacctttggaggaaaatacaagccaaggaattTTCGGTCATTGACCAGTTAAACAAAACGccaacacaaatatccattctctctttgctacaaaattttggGACGCACAAGAATGATCTATTAAAGGCgctaaatgaagcatacgtacccagtaacatcactagcggggaagtggcttatatggtaggacaagttgtggaaagccataagatcacctttcatgaggacgagctaccacctgaagggatGTGgtacaacaaggcactgcacatcaccatgCAATGTGAAGATtgtttcatcaccagaatcctgtttgatggaggttccagtcttaacatttgtccattggtaacactcaagaagttggttAAAGGGCTGcttgagataaaggatggagctatcaatgtgaaagccttcaacggttctcaaaggtccaccattggtgacaTTAGTGTGTGTTTGCAGAGGAGACTgacctggttcgaggtcgatttccaagtaatagatgtaccagcgtcttataacctgctgttgggacgaccactAATTCATGTTGCTAGGGCTgtagcatcaatgctgcatcaagtagtaaagttcgaatggaatcaccaggaagtgatcattcacagcaatggtagcaatcctatatacagtcgccagaccattccggcgatcgagggaagaaTGAAGCTgagtggagaaacttaccaccatattgaacgggtcaatgctatcgacaaagacaaatggtgggatagcaaaattgaGAGTACactaagttggagtgggtacgaacatggcaaggggctcggcaagaacctccaaggaatctctaagcccataaaactcaagaaacatggcactaccttcggtctAGGATATaattacacctgggaagaattcaataactggtcgccaccatggtgcggtctgtactacccactagagcagccaataccacatctggagcagactttccaataggCTGACATCATTTATAGGTcgaatgaagaagaagcacttgcggcaatgaagaacttgtttctagaggacagtgatatggactattgtgttattctcgaggaggatggggaggaaggcccttccatacaggctatgAATAGAGGTGCACATCTCGATAATTGGACCATcaagacaaccaaagcccgacaagcttcggggtagcaaggctaaaacaagcattactcactattttatttactaaatgattttcttttcacatttttaattcccgcaataagatcttcaatgttcaaaacagttattccatttttcttatgaattaatatttattccTATCATTTTCTCTTTTTACTTCACcaacacaacattactattacttatcttgatgaaccaatgattgtgacatgcaatgagacaacacagcaaatggacattgattcagaggaagatgacatacctgacaagattgtcaaagaagttgagaacaaacctaagtccaacctggacgagacaaaaattgtcaacctgggagatgccaaaaacatcaaggaaacacggATCAACATttacctatcgccatcagaaaagaaagaatacgcagaatttctaaaggagtatgagtacatattcgcctggtcgtatgatgacatgactggtttgagtatgtctattgtggctcacaaactgccaaccgatccgatgTGTCCACTGGTAAagaaaaagctcagaaagttcaagcctaatatgagtttgaaaatcaaggaagaagtcaacaagcagatcaaaactaaggttctcagggtagtggaATACCTGACAttgttagccaatattgtgccaatatcgaagaaagatgggaaggtcagagtctgtgtcgactactaggatctcaaccgggccaatccgaaagatgacttccctttgccatatatacacatcctgattgacaattgcaccaaACATGAACTACAGTCATTCAtggattgcttcgctggttatcatcagatctagatggatgaggaagatgctgagaaaacggttttcattacgccgtggtgagtgtactattacaagatgatgccattcggcctgaagaatgcaggggccacatacaagagggccatgactaccatttttcatgatatgatacacaaagagatagagttatatgtagacgatgttattatcaagtATAAGAAGGACAccgaccacatggaagatctgaggaagttcttcaatagactatggaggtacaacctgaaactaaaccccacaaagtgtgcatttggggttcctgctgggaaattgcttgggtttattgtaagCCGCCGAGGAATAGATCTGGATCCATAAAAATTCAAAGCCATTCAGGAActaccacctccaaagaacaaaaaagatattatgagtttcttgggaaggcttaactacatcaatCGATtaatagcacagtctacagttatctgtgagccaatctttaagatgttgaagaaggacgccgctaccaaatggactgatgactgccaaaaggccttcgacacaATCAAAGAATACCTATCAACACTACTAGTCTTAGTCcagcccgagccaggtagacccttactactctaccttgcagtgttagatgtAGCTTTCGGCTAcattctggggcaacatgatgaaacacgcaggaaggaacaagccatttattatctcagtaagaagttcaccccgtacgaggcccgatattctctattggaatgcacatgttatgctttgacttgggtagctcagaagctaagacattacttctgtgcccatactacatatctcatatcaaggatggatcctttgaactacatctttcagaagcccatgcccaccgacaagctagccaagtggaaaatcctattgagtgagtttgacattatttgcgtaactcagaaagcggtcaagggacaggcagtggcagaccaccttgctgaaaaccccttGGATGGAGGAtatgaacccctgaaaacgtattttcctaatgaagaggtatcagtcataggagaagacattgcataatcctatgacggttggagaatgttcttcgatggagcaggaaacttcaaaggagttggcataggagcagtcctagtattagaaacccatcagcattatctggtgtctgtcaaactcaggttcccctgcaccaacaatatggccgagtatgaagcctgcatcttaagACTccaaatggccattgacatgaacattcaagagctgctagtgcttggagattcagacctacttatacatcaggtacgagaagaatgggaaaccaagaactccaagatactcccatatctgcatcatgtacatgaattgaggaaaaggttcacaaagacagaattccaacatgttcccagaatccagaatgagttcgtcgatgcattggccaccctatcatttatgatacaacatccagacaagaatttcattgatcccattccagtgaaaatccatgATCATCCGGCTTACTATGCCTATATCGAAGAGGAAGCAAATGGAAATccatggtttcatgatatcaaggaatatttggcaaaaggagaatacccggagcttgctaatcctattcagaaatgcacacttcggagattgtccaacaacttcttttacagcggaggaatcctgtataggaggactcctgatttgggaatATTAaaatgtgttgacgcaaaggaagcatccaatctactagaggaaattcatgctaggacctgcggtccacatatgaacggttttgtcttagcaaagaagatactccgagctacttacttttggatgactatggaaatggactgcatccagtatgtccagaaatgccaccgctgtcagatacatgtagatatgataaaggtacctccaaatgagcttaatgcaacaagctcaccgtggccgttcgccgcctggggaatggacgttattggaccaatcgaacctgctaCTTCCAACGaacataggtttatcctagtagccatcgactatttcaccaaataggtcgaggcagcatcttacaaagtagtgactaagaaggtcgtggcagactttgtccgcgaccgcattgtttgtcgatttgggattccatAGTCAATCATcattgataatggctccaacctcaatagcgacttgatgaaagccatgtgtgaaactttcaagatcagacacaagaattcagcttacaggcctcaaatgaatggagctgtagaagccgccaacaagaatatcaagaagatattaaggaaaatgatagaaaagcataaacagtggaatgagaagttatcatttgctctactagGGTATCGCACCAAAATCTACACATCAAtcagggcaaccccctatatgctggattacggtacagaggctgtcatttccgctgaggtagagattccttccctaaggatcatacaagaagctgagctctaccatgtagagtgggtaaaaagtcgttatgaacaACTAGCCcgtatagatggaaagagaatgaatgcagtctaccatggtcaactctatcagaacaaaatgtctagagccttcaacaaaagagtcaagccgagacagttcacaccggggcagctggtgttaaagaaaatttttccgcatcaagatgaagacaaagggaagttctctcccaactggcaggttCCATACATGCTTCACTAGATTTTGactggaggagccctcatacttgaagaaatggacggagaagtctggccaaagccgatcaatttagatgcggtcaagcgttactatgtgtaatttttATGCTTCCCTTAtctgatgtaaattgaactacgcctgaactgattcctgtttaagaggggatatgtaggcatccctatgggttcagtcacaattcaattctccccccgcaattggaaactggggcagaattttgaggaggaccctcaaaattctgtagctAGAGAGGTTGCAACGTCCTGAACCACATCACAgttgtcggttcatctaaaagttatttttttaattatacatttgtgttatacttttacaaaatcatgcatgtttattattgaaattgctttgattagcgacgctaccccaatgttACAGACGGTATCATCGGATCAAAGCTGAACGAGTCAAGtaaagccagcggggatatgaTCTAACCTCCCCCTtgacaaaactcacgatttttctttggatgtaggcac
Proteins encoded:
- the LOC138868504 gene encoding uncharacterized protein produces the protein MIQHPDKNFIDPIPVKIHDHPAYYAYIEEEANGNPWFHDIKEYLAKGEYPELANPIQKCTLRRLSNNFFYSGGILYRRTPDLGILKCVDAKEASNLLEEIHARTCVKLKSNGYPQQERSRSSSHSHIKPNHSRKPFTHLALDTASVFEKSSSVYSADGS